The following coding sequences are from one Eucalyptus grandis isolate ANBG69807.140 chromosome 11, ASM1654582v1, whole genome shotgun sequence window:
- the LOC104425187 gene encoding LOW QUALITY PROTEIN: protein LURP-one-related 7 (The sequence of the model RefSeq protein was modified relative to this genomic sequence to represent the inferred CDS: deleted 1 base in 1 codon): MDAASDVAVPASDAAVPASDVAVPASDAAVPASDAAVPASDAAVPASSDAAVPASDAAVPASDAAVPAILPIPIDLFGSKKHKNLPRGELGFVDSSGNPVFRIVRQPKSSSLSSPPPPRRDTKSLLDAAGDPILSIARGRVSDPLPSISSSWSSFETVKFRFFFLCPLKGSWQIFKVDMDKEKELICNVQRTRNSLTRTELEVLVIGESCGSLGSSFKMRGFPFQKSCTIYQGDSIVAQTSLMYKLHQIYVRRGKFRLTIYPGSIDHAFIVALVVIFLSSGK; the protein is encoded by the exons atggaTGCCGCATCCGACGTCGCAGTTCCGGCATCCGACGCCGCAGTTCCGGCATCCGACGTCGCAGTTCCCGCATCCGACGCCGCAGTTCCCGCATCCGACGCCGCAGTTCCCGCATCCGACGCCGCAGTTCCGGCATCATCCGACGCCGCAGTTCCGGCATCCGACGCCGCAGTTCCGGCATCCGACGCCGCAGTTCCGGCGATCCTGCCGATTCCGATCGACCTGTTCGGGTCGAAGAAGCACAAGAACCTCCCTCGCGGCGAGCTGGGGTTCGTCGATTCCTCCGGTAATCCCGTCTTCAGGATCGTCCGCCAACCCAAATCGTCGTCAttgtcgtcgccgccgccgcctcgtcGTGACACGAAATCGCTTCTCGATGCTGCAGGCGATCCGATCTTATCCATCGCTCGCGGTCGCGTGAGTGATCCTCTGCcttccatctcttcttcttggTCCTCGTTTGAAACGGtcaaatttcgtttttttttcctttgtcctttG AAAGGGTCGTGGCAAATCTTCAAAGTTGAT ATGGACAAAGAGAAAGAGTTGATATGCAACGTGCAGAGAACTCGAAATTCCCTCACCAGAACAGAGCTAGAGGTCCTTGTTATTGGTGAAAGCTGCGGCAGTCTAGGTTCATCCTTCAAGATGAGGGGCTTTCCGTTCCAGAAGTCTTGCACAATCTATCAAGGTGATTCCATAGTCGCCCAG ACTAGCCTTATGTACAAGCTTCACCAGATTTATGTGAGAAGGGGAAAATTTCGATTAACGATATATCCTGGCTCTATTGATCATGCCTTCATCGTTGCGCTTGTCGTTATCTTTCTTTCTAGCGGGAAGTAG